Proteins encoded by one window of Passer domesticus isolate bPasDom1 chromosome 10, bPasDom1.hap1, whole genome shotgun sequence:
- the LOC135309358 gene encoding uncharacterized protein LOC135309358, which yields MAGRFPGLLKVFRGKNKKGPAATPAQQPEEPERIQTLQDDASLDGTQAQKPGRGRFHRNLKMFRKFLRIQRRETGSSAAEGPAKPDSGLTELQAEPDVSLDSAELPEDLDTSETEIWAKALLTTMTEDAVITNSDIEESEGMTNTGTSPAPTVIHTAPMEFFEESAVPSQQQVPAIVRNIHQRLVSHDTVDARLQTDIVRLAEEHPVDVVLTLLRCAPTCDRAAAIMWKSIGSVGPALEKVLPTLLCVMEDWPVHSASTSDGDDTDVFALAATLVIWVIVSECHKAMIPYSGRLFVALLFHIVITTQQMPPEEAGHFWKACREEHRLPRKPSRFAVQAMKALLYRLRCDKEVMAVERKRGWDTLLRAHTQHYAVGLLAREMRRIFIPFCSLIALHLLKELHRADPYWDLPFLAFLVEVFECLDLCKCGDSILEIMSRCLQSECRERRRLALRALMVLSKDPLRARRMCSLSKNLVELLGDADGYVVSMTLSVLTNILENDHILISSTTAPQLAEALLPLFDCDDIHMQLLSLNLFFKVMDLVVKKGKKPLKRIVKQSLLPLFFHCHDANERVAKASRELLLCVVRFLRRRKLKQLLKREKMLKFGTSLLAEDTSRAAEQLRRAQRYLQSPQEPLREAAIRFMAIHTRKKGCTSHCSRNIQAQFTSRVEELSSSSGSSESVS from the exons ATGGCTGGCAGATTTCCTGGCCTGTTGAAGGTgttcagggggaaaaataaaaaaggcccTGCAGCTACCCCAGCACAACAGCCTGAAGAGCCGGAGCGgatccagacactgcaggatg atgcatcCCTGGACGGGACACAAGCGCAGAAACCCGGCCGTGGCCGCTTCCACAGAAACCTgaag ATGTTCCGgaagtttctgcgcattcagcGCAGAGAGACCGGGAGCAGTGCAGCTGAGGGCCCCGCCAAGCCTGACTCCGGGCTGACcgagctccaggcagagcctgatgtcagcctggattcaGCTGAGCTCCCAGAAGACTTGGACACCTCAGAGACTGAAATCTGGGCAAAGGCTCTTCTCACAACAATGACTGAGGATGCAGTCATCACAAACAGTGACATTGAAGAGAGTGAGGGCATGACAAATACTGGCACCTCACCTGCCCCCACTGTTATTCATACTGCCCCTATGGAATTTTTcgaggagagtgctgttccttCTCAGCAGCAG GTGCCAGCCATTGTAAGGAACATCCACCAGAGGCTGGTGTCCCATGACACTGTGGATGCCaggctgcaaactgacattgtgaggctggctgaGGAACATCCTGTTGACGTGGTGCTGACCCTCCTGCGCTGTGCCCCaacgtgtgacag agctgctgcaatcaTGTGGAAAAGCATAGGATCAGTGGGACCAGCACTGGAGAAAGTGCTGCCAACACTGCTGTGTGTGATGGAGGACTGGCCTGTGCACAGCGCATCCACCTCCGATGGGGATGACACAGatgtctttgccctggct gcaactctggtgatctggGTGATTGTGTCTGAATGCCACAAGGCCATGATCCCTTATTCTGGGCGActgtttgtggctctgctcttccatattgtcatcaccacacagcagatgccaccagaggaagCTGGGCACTTTTGGAAAGCATGTCGGGAGGAACACCGCCTTCCCAGGaagcccagcag gtttgcagtgcaggccatgaaggctctgctctacCGCCTGCGGTGTGACAAGGAGGTGATGGCTGTGGAGCGCAAGcgtggctgggacacgctgctgcgtgctcacacccagcactatgccgtgggtctgctggccag ggagatgcgccgtatCTTTATCCCCTTTTGTTCCCTCATTGCATTACATCTACTGAAAGAGCTCCACAGGGCGGACCCATACTGGGATCTGCCCTTCCTGGcattccttgtggag GTCTTTGAGTGCTTGGACTTGTGTAAATGTGGTGACAGCATACTGGAGATCATGTCAAGGTGCCTGCAgagcgagtgcagggagaggcgtcgcctggcGCTCAGGGCCCTcatggtgctcagcaaggatcccttgagg gccagaaGAATGTGCAGTCTGTCTAAAAACcttgtggagctgctgggtgatgcagaTGGATATGTTGTCAGCATGACCCTCTCTGTGCTCACAAATATACTTGAGAATGACCACATCCTGATatccagcaccactgccccgcagctggctgaggcactcctgccactctttgactgT gacgaCATCCAtatgcagctgctctccctaaACCTCTTCTTCAAGGTGATGGACTTGGtagtgaagaaaggaaaaaagcccctgAAGAGAATTGTGAaacagagcctgctgccactcttcttTCATTGCCATGATGCGAACGAGCGTGTGGCAAAA GCCTCTCGTGAATTGCTGCTTTGTGTGGTAAGGTTCCTGAGGAGAAGGAAGCTCAAGCAACTACTTAAGAGGGAGAAGATGTTGAAGTTTGGCACCAGCCTG ctggcagaggacacgagccgagcggccgagcagctgcgccgggcccagCGCTACCTCCAGAGCccacaggagcccctgcgagaggcggccatcaggttcatgg CCATTCACACCCGGAAGAAAGGCTGTACATCCCACTGTAGCAGGAATATTCAAGCACAGTTTACAAGTCGAGTTGAAGAATTAAGTTCATCTTCAGGATCCAGTGAATCAGTGTCCTAA
- the LOC135309398 gene encoding uncharacterized protein LOC135309398 isoform X1, producing MAGRFPGLLKVFRGKNKKGPAATPAQQPEEPERIQTLQDDASLDGTQAQKPGRGRFHRTLKMFRKFLRIQRRETGSSAAEGPAKPDSGLTELQAEPDVSLDSAELPEDLDTSETEIWATALLTTMTEDAVITNSDIEESEGMTNTGTSPAPTVIHTAPMEFFEESAVPSQQQVPAIVRNIHQRLVSHDTVDARLQTDIVRLAEEHPVDVVLTLLRCAPTCDRAAAIMWKSIGSVGPALEKVLPTLLCVMEDWPVHSASTSDGDDTDVFALAATLVIWVIVSECHKAMIPYSGRLFVALLFHIVITTQQMPPEEAGHFWKACREEHRLPRKPSRFAVQAMKALLYRLRCDKEVMAVERKRGWDTLLRAHTQHYAVGLLAREMRRIFIPFCSLIALHLLKELHRADPYWDLPFLAFLVEVFECLDLCKCGDSILEIMSRCLQSECRERRRLALRALMVLSKDPLRARRMCSLSKNLVELLGDADGYVVSMTLSVLTNILENDHILISSTTAPQLAEALLPLFDCDDIHMQLLSLNLFFKVMDLVVKKGKKPLKRIVKQSLLPLFFHCHDANERVAKASRELLLCVVRFLRRRKLKQLLKREKMLKFGTSLLAEDTSRAAEQLRRAQRYLQSPQEPLREAAIRFMGSARVSMRGQKEVLEVLNEAIHTRKKGCTSHCSRNIQAQFTS from the exons ATGGCTGGCAGATTTCCTGGCCTGTTGAAGGTgttcagggggaaaaataaaaaaggcccTGCAGCTACCCCAGCACAACAGCCTGAAGAGCCGGAGCGgatccagacactgcaggatg atgcatcCCTGGACGGGACACAAGCGCAGAAACCCGGCCGTGGCCGCTTCCACAGAACCCTgaag ATGTTCCGgaagtttctgcgcattcagcGCAGAGAGACCGGGAGCAGTGCAGCTGAGGGCCCCGCCAAGCCTGACTCCGGGCTGACcgagctccaggcagagcctgatgtcagcctggattcaGCTGAGCTCCCAGAAGACTTGGACACCTCAGAGACTGAAATCTGGGCAACGGCTCTTCTCACAACAATGACTGAGGATGCAGTCATCACAAACAGTGACATTGAAGAGAGTGAGGGCATGACAAATACTGGCACCTCACCCGCCCCCACTGTTATTCATACTGCCCCTATGGAATTTTTcgaggagagtgctgttccttCTCAGCAGCAG GTGCCAGCCATTGTAAGGAACATCCACCAGAGGCTGGTGTCCCATGACACTGTGGATGCCaggctgcaaactgacattgtgaggctggctgaGGAACATCCTGTTGACGTGGTGCTGACCCTCCTGCGCTGTGCCCCaacgtgtgacag agctgctgcaatcaTGTGGAAAAGCATAGGATCAGTGGGACCAGCACTGGAGAAAGTGCTGCCAACACTGCTGTGTGTGATGGAGGACTGGCCTGTGCACAGCGCATCCACCTCCGATGGGGATGACACAGatgtctttgccctggct gcaactctggtgatctggGTGATTGTGTCTGAATGCCACAAGGCCATGATCCCTTATTCTGGGCGActgtttgtggctctgctcttccatattgtcatcaccacacagcagatgccaccagaggaagCTGGGCACTTTTGGAAAGCATGTCGGGAGGAACACCGCCTTCCCAGGaagcccagcag gtttgcagtgcaggccatgaaggctctgctctacCGCCTGCGGTGTGACAAGGAGGTGATGGCTGTGGAGCGCAAGcgtggctgggacacgctgctgcgtgctcacacccagcactatgccgtgggtctgctggccag ggagatgcgccgtatCTTTATCCCCTTTTGTTCCCTCATTGCATTACATCTACTGAAGGAGCTCCACAGGGCGGACCCATACTGGGATCTGCCCTTCCTGGcattccttgtggag GTCTTTGAGTGCTTGGACTTGTGTAAATGTGGTGACAGCATACTGGAGATCATGTCAAGGTGCCTGCAgagcgagtgcagggagaggcgtcgcctggcGCTCAGGGCCCTcatggtgctcagcaaggatcccttgagg gccagaaGAATGTGCAGTCTGTCTAAAAACcttgtggagctgctgggtgatgcagaTGGATATGTTGTCAGCATGACCCTCTCTGTGCTCACAAATATACTTGAGAATGACCACATCCTGATatccagcaccactgccccgcagctggctgaggcactcctgccactctttgactgT gacgaCATCCAtatgcagctgctctccctaaACCTCTTCTTCAAGGTGATGGACTTGGtagtgaagaaaggaaaaaagcccctgAAGAGAATTGTGAaacagagcctgctgccactcttcttTCATTGCCATGATGCGAACGAGCGTGTGGCAAAA GCCTCTCGTGAATTGCTGCTTTGTGTGGTAAGGTTCCTGAGGAGAAGGAAGCTCAAGCAACTACTTAAGAGGGAGAAGATGTTGAAGTTTGGCACCAGCCTG ctggcagaggacacgagccgagcggccgagcagctgcgccgggcccagCGCTACCTCCAGAGCccacaggagcccctgcgagaggcggccatcaggttcatgg GGTCTGCCAGGGTAT
- the LOC135309398 gene encoding uncharacterized protein LOC135309398 isoform X2: protein MAGRFPGLLKVFRGKNKKGPAATPAQQPEEPERIQTLQDDASLDGTQAQKPGRGRFHRTLKMFRKFLRIQRRETGSSAAEGPAKPDSGLTELQAEPDVSLDSAELPEDLDTSETEIWATALLTTMTEDAVITNSDIEESEGMTNTGTSPAPTVIHTAPMEFFEESAVPSQQQVPAIVRNIHQRLVSHDTVDARLQTDIVRLAEEHPVDVVLTLLRCAPTCDRAAAIMWKSIGSVGPALEKVLPTLLCVMEDWPVHSASTSDGDDTDVFALAATLVIWVIVSECHKAMIPYSGRLFVALLFHIVITTQQMPPEEAGHFWKACREEHRLPRKPSRFAVQAMKALLYRLRCDKEVMAVERKRGWDTLLRAHTQHYAVGLLAREMRRIFIPFCSLIALHLLKELHRADPYWDLPFLAFLVEVFECLDLCKCGDSILEIMSRCLQSECRERRRLALRALMVLSKDPLRDDIHMQLLSLNLFFKVMDLVVKKGKKPLKRIVKQSLLPLFFHCHDANERVAKASRELLLCVVRFLRRRKLKQLLKREKMLKFGTSLLAEDTSRAAEQLRRAQRYLQSPQEPLREAAIRFMGSARVSMRGQKEVLEVLNEAIHTRKKGCTSHCSRNIQAQFTS, encoded by the exons ATGGCTGGCAGATTTCCTGGCCTGTTGAAGGTgttcagggggaaaaataaaaaaggcccTGCAGCTACCCCAGCACAACAGCCTGAAGAGCCGGAGCGgatccagacactgcaggatg atgcatcCCTGGACGGGACACAAGCGCAGAAACCCGGCCGTGGCCGCTTCCACAGAACCCTgaag ATGTTCCGgaagtttctgcgcattcagcGCAGAGAGACCGGGAGCAGTGCAGCTGAGGGCCCCGCCAAGCCTGACTCCGGGCTGACcgagctccaggcagagcctgatgtcagcctggattcaGCTGAGCTCCCAGAAGACTTGGACACCTCAGAGACTGAAATCTGGGCAACGGCTCTTCTCACAACAATGACTGAGGATGCAGTCATCACAAACAGTGACATTGAAGAGAGTGAGGGCATGACAAATACTGGCACCTCACCCGCCCCCACTGTTATTCATACTGCCCCTATGGAATTTTTcgaggagagtgctgttccttCTCAGCAGCAG GTGCCAGCCATTGTAAGGAACATCCACCAGAGGCTGGTGTCCCATGACACTGTGGATGCCaggctgcaaactgacattgtgaggctggctgaGGAACATCCTGTTGACGTGGTGCTGACCCTCCTGCGCTGTGCCCCaacgtgtgacag agctgctgcaatcaTGTGGAAAAGCATAGGATCAGTGGGACCAGCACTGGAGAAAGTGCTGCCAACACTGCTGTGTGTGATGGAGGACTGGCCTGTGCACAGCGCATCCACCTCCGATGGGGATGACACAGatgtctttgccctggct gcaactctggtgatctggGTGATTGTGTCTGAATGCCACAAGGCCATGATCCCTTATTCTGGGCGActgtttgtggctctgctcttccatattgtcatcaccacacagcagatgccaccagaggaagCTGGGCACTTTTGGAAAGCATGTCGGGAGGAACACCGCCTTCCCAGGaagcccagcag gtttgcagtgcaggccatgaaggctctgctctacCGCCTGCGGTGTGACAAGGAGGTGATGGCTGTGGAGCGCAAGcgtggctgggacacgctgctgcgtgctcacacccagcactatgccgtgggtctgctggccag ggagatgcgccgtatCTTTATCCCCTTTTGTTCCCTCATTGCATTACATCTACTGAAGGAGCTCCACAGGGCGGACCCATACTGGGATCTGCCCTTCCTGGcattccttgtggag GTCTTTGAGTGCTTGGACTTGTGTAAATGTGGTGACAGCATACTGGAGATCATGTCAAGGTGCCTGCAgagcgagtgcagggagaggcgtcgcctggcGCTCAGGGCCCTcatggtgctcagcaaggatcccttgagg gacgaCATCCAtatgcagctgctctccctaaACCTCTTCTTCAAGGTGATGGACTTGGtagtgaagaaaggaaaaaagcccctgAAGAGAATTGTGAaacagagcctgctgccactcttcttTCATTGCCATGATGCGAACGAGCGTGTGGCAAAA GCCTCTCGTGAATTGCTGCTTTGTGTGGTAAGGTTCCTGAGGAGAAGGAAGCTCAAGCAACTACTTAAGAGGGAGAAGATGTTGAAGTTTGGCACCAGCCTG ctggcagaggacacgagccgagcggccgagcagctgcgccgggcccagCGCTACCTCCAGAGCccacaggagcccctgcgagaggcggccatcaggttcatgg GGTCTGCCAGGGTAT
- the LOC135309398 gene encoding uncharacterized protein LOC135309398 isoform X3 has protein sequence MAGRFPGLLKVFRGKNKKGPAATPAQQPEEPERIQTLQDDASLDGTQAQKPGRGRFHRTLKMFRKFLRIQRRETGSSAAEGPAKPDSGLTELQAEPDVSLDSAELPEDLDTSETEIWATALLTTMTEDAVITNSDIEESEGMTNTGTSPAPTVIHTAPMEFFEESAVPSQQQVPAIVRNIHQRLVSHDTVDARLQTDIVRLAEEHPVDVVLTLLRCAPTCDRAAAIMWKSIGSVGPALEKVLPTLLCVMEDWPVHSASTSDGDDTDVFALAATLVIWVIVSECHKAMIPYSGRLFVALLFHIVITTQQMPPEEAGHFWKACREEHRLPRKPSRFAVQAMKALLYRLRCDKEVMAVERKRGWDTLLRAHTQHYAVGLLAREMRRIFIPFCSLIALHLLKELHRADPYWDLPFLAFLVEVFECLDLCKCGDSILEIMSRCLQSECRERRRLALRALMVLSKDPLRARRMCSLSKNLVELLGDADGYVVSMTLSVLTNILENDHILISSTTAPQLAEALLPLFDCDDIHMQLLSLNLFFKVMDLVVKKGKKPLKRIVKQSLLPLFFHCHDANERVAKASRELLLCVVRFLRRRKLKQLLKREKMLKFGTSLGLPGYP, from the exons ATGGCTGGCAGATTTCCTGGCCTGTTGAAGGTgttcagggggaaaaataaaaaaggcccTGCAGCTACCCCAGCACAACAGCCTGAAGAGCCGGAGCGgatccagacactgcaggatg atgcatcCCTGGACGGGACACAAGCGCAGAAACCCGGCCGTGGCCGCTTCCACAGAACCCTgaag ATGTTCCGgaagtttctgcgcattcagcGCAGAGAGACCGGGAGCAGTGCAGCTGAGGGCCCCGCCAAGCCTGACTCCGGGCTGACcgagctccaggcagagcctgatgtcagcctggattcaGCTGAGCTCCCAGAAGACTTGGACACCTCAGAGACTGAAATCTGGGCAACGGCTCTTCTCACAACAATGACTGAGGATGCAGTCATCACAAACAGTGACATTGAAGAGAGTGAGGGCATGACAAATACTGGCACCTCACCCGCCCCCACTGTTATTCATACTGCCCCTATGGAATTTTTcgaggagagtgctgttccttCTCAGCAGCAG GTGCCAGCCATTGTAAGGAACATCCACCAGAGGCTGGTGTCCCATGACACTGTGGATGCCaggctgcaaactgacattgtgaggctggctgaGGAACATCCTGTTGACGTGGTGCTGACCCTCCTGCGCTGTGCCCCaacgtgtgacag agctgctgcaatcaTGTGGAAAAGCATAGGATCAGTGGGACCAGCACTGGAGAAAGTGCTGCCAACACTGCTGTGTGTGATGGAGGACTGGCCTGTGCACAGCGCATCCACCTCCGATGGGGATGACACAGatgtctttgccctggct gcaactctggtgatctggGTGATTGTGTCTGAATGCCACAAGGCCATGATCCCTTATTCTGGGCGActgtttgtggctctgctcttccatattgtcatcaccacacagcagatgccaccagaggaagCTGGGCACTTTTGGAAAGCATGTCGGGAGGAACACCGCCTTCCCAGGaagcccagcag gtttgcagtgcaggccatgaaggctctgctctacCGCCTGCGGTGTGACAAGGAGGTGATGGCTGTGGAGCGCAAGcgtggctgggacacgctgctgcgtgctcacacccagcactatgccgtgggtctgctggccag ggagatgcgccgtatCTTTATCCCCTTTTGTTCCCTCATTGCATTACATCTACTGAAGGAGCTCCACAGGGCGGACCCATACTGGGATCTGCCCTTCCTGGcattccttgtggag GTCTTTGAGTGCTTGGACTTGTGTAAATGTGGTGACAGCATACTGGAGATCATGTCAAGGTGCCTGCAgagcgagtgcagggagaggcgtcgcctggcGCTCAGGGCCCTcatggtgctcagcaaggatcccttgagg gccagaaGAATGTGCAGTCTGTCTAAAAACcttgtggagctgctgggtgatgcagaTGGATATGTTGTCAGCATGACCCTCTCTGTGCTCACAAATATACTTGAGAATGACCACATCCTGATatccagcaccactgccccgcagctggctgaggcactcctgccactctttgactgT gacgaCATCCAtatgcagctgctctccctaaACCTCTTCTTCAAGGTGATGGACTTGGtagtgaagaaaggaaaaaagcccctgAAGAGAATTGTGAaacagagcctgctgccactcttcttTCATTGCCATGATGCGAACGAGCGTGTGGCAAAA GCCTCTCGTGAATTGCTGCTTTGTGTGGTAAGGTTCCTGAGGAGAAGGAAGCTCAAGCAACTACTTAAGAGGGAGAAGATGTTGAAGTTTGGCACCAGCCTG GGTCTGCCAGGGTAT